A window from Streptomyces sp. NBC_00335 encodes these proteins:
- a CDS encoding YcxB family protein: MDTNMHAEQVGTPGGRAVELVYLTTRPELAEALRARSASTAAGRRLRWMYPVLGTLLVLFGVLTVVLDGTVSARAVGVAVAGAVLWALSPLVPRLTPWLLARSFGGYVEKAGEARVLVDDSGVRVTTADSEARIGWSAQPTYLETPGSFVMLSDDKSAVALTVLPKRGILPPADTDALRAILDRNLRRL, from the coding sequence ATGGATACGAACATGCATGCGGAGCAAGTGGGGACGCCAGGCGGCCGGGCGGTCGAACTGGTGTATCTGACGACCAGGCCGGAGCTCGCCGAGGCGCTCCGGGCCCGGTCCGCCTCGACGGCCGCGGGGCGGCGCCTGCGCTGGATGTACCCCGTGCTCGGGACGCTGCTGGTGCTGTTCGGGGTGCTGACCGTGGTCTTGGACGGGACCGTCAGTGCCCGGGCTGTTGGCGTGGCCGTCGCCGGGGCGGTGCTGTGGGCGCTCTCGCCGCTCGTTCCCCGTCTGACGCCCTGGCTGCTGGCGCGGTCGTTCGGCGGCTACGTGGAGAAGGCGGGGGAGGCTCGGGTCCTCGTCGACGACTCCGGAGTCCGGGTGACGACGGCCGACAGCGAGGCGCGCATCGGGTGGAGCGCGCAGCCCACGTACCTGGAGACACCGGGCTCGTTCGTCATGCTCAGCGACGACAAGTCGGCGGTGGCCCTCACGGTCCTGCCCAAGCGGGGCATCCTGCCCCCGGCGGACACCGACGCCCTGCGGGCGATCCTGGACCGGAACCTGCGCAGGCTCTAG
- a CDS encoding glycine--tRNA ligase, which produces MAADKIETIVSLSKRRGFVFPCSEIYGGSRAAWDYGPLGVELKENIKRQWWKAMVTGREDIVGIDSSVILAPEVWVASGHVGTFSDPLTECTSCHKRHRADHLEEAYEAKHGRTPAGGLADINCPNCGVKGQFTEPKQFSGMLETHLGPTQDTGSKAYLRPETAQGIFTNFAQVLTSSRKKPPFGIAQVGKSFRNEITPGNFIFRTREFEQMEMEFFVKPGEDEQWQEYWMQERWNWYRDLGIREENIRWYDHPKEKLSHYSKRTADIEYRFNFGGNEFSELEGVANRTDFDLKAHSAASGQDLVYFDQESKERYTPYVIEPAAGVNRAMLAFMLDAYNEDEAPNAKGVMEKRTVMRLDPRLAPVKVAVLPLSRNPQLSPKAKGLAADLRKFWNIEFDDAGAIGRRYRRQDEIGTPFCVTVDFDTLDDNAVTVRERDTMKQERVSLDQIQSYLGSRLLGC; this is translated from the coding sequence GTGGCCGCCGACAAGATCGAAACCATCGTCAGCCTGAGCAAGCGCCGTGGCTTCGTTTTCCCGTGCAGTGAGATCTACGGCGGCTCCCGGGCTGCCTGGGACTACGGCCCGCTCGGCGTCGAGCTCAAGGAGAACATCAAGCGCCAGTGGTGGAAGGCCATGGTCACCGGACGTGAGGACATCGTCGGCATCGACTCCTCCGTGATCCTGGCCCCCGAGGTCTGGGTGGCCTCCGGTCACGTCGGCACCTTCTCCGACCCGCTGACCGAGTGCACCTCCTGTCACAAGCGCCACCGCGCCGACCACCTGGAAGAGGCGTACGAGGCCAAGCACGGCCGCACGCCCGCGGGCGGTCTCGCCGACATCAACTGCCCCAACTGCGGTGTGAAGGGCCAGTTCACCGAGCCCAAGCAGTTCTCCGGCATGCTGGAGACCCACCTCGGCCCGACCCAGGACACCGGCTCCAAGGCGTACCTGCGCCCCGAGACGGCCCAGGGCATCTTCACCAACTTCGCCCAGGTGCTCACCTCCTCGCGCAAGAAGCCCCCCTTCGGCATCGCGCAGGTCGGCAAGTCCTTCCGCAACGAGATCACCCCCGGCAACTTCATCTTCCGCACCCGCGAATTCGAGCAGATGGAGATGGAATTCTTCGTCAAGCCGGGCGAGGACGAGCAGTGGCAGGAGTACTGGATGCAGGAGCGGTGGAACTGGTACCGCGACCTCGGCATCCGCGAGGAGAACATCCGCTGGTACGACCACCCGAAGGAGAAGCTGTCCCACTACTCGAAGCGCACCGCCGACATCGAGTACCGCTTCAACTTCGGTGGCAATGAGTTCTCCGAGCTCGAAGGCGTGGCCAACCGCACCGACTTCGACCTCAAGGCCCACTCCGCCGCCTCCGGCCAGGACCTCGTGTACTTCGACCAGGAGTCGAAGGAGCGCTACACCCCGTACGTCATCGAGCCGGCGGCCGGTGTCAACCGCGCCATGCTCGCCTTCATGCTCGACGCGTACAACGAGGACGAGGCCCCGAACGCCAAGGGCGTCATGGAGAAGCGCACCGTGATGCGCCTCGACCCGCGCCTGGCCCCGGTCAAGGTCGCCGTCCTTCCGCTGTCCCGCAACCCGCAGCTGTCGCCGAAGGCCAAGGGCCTCGCCGCCGACCTGCGCAAGTTCTGGAACATCGAGTTCGACGACGCGGGCGCCATCGGCCGCCGCTACCGTCGCCAGGACGAGATCGGTACGCCGTTCTGCGTCACCGTCGACTTCGACACCCTCGACGACAACGCCGTGACCGTGCGCGAGCGCGACACCATGAAGCAGGAGCGCGTCTCCCTGGACCAGATCCAGAGCTACCTCGGCAGCCGCCTGCTCGGCTGCTAG
- the recO gene encoding DNA repair protein RecO, translating to MSLFRDDGIVLRTQKLGEADRIITLLTRGHGRVRAVARGVRRTKSKFGAGLEPFSHADVQFFSRTGELIGRGLPLCTQTQIIAPYGNGIATDYARYTAGTAMLETAERFTDHEGEPAVQQYLLLVGALRTLSRGEHAPNLILDAFLLRSLAVNGYAPSFDDCAKCGLHGPNRHFSVAAGGVICGDCRVPGSVVPSSEAIALLSALLTGDWGHADACEARHVREGSGLVSAYLHWHLERGLRSLRYVEK from the coding sequence ATGAGTCTGTTCCGCGACGACGGCATCGTGCTGCGCACCCAGAAGCTGGGTGAGGCGGACCGCATCATCACGCTCCTGACCCGGGGCCACGGCCGGGTCCGGGCCGTCGCCCGGGGCGTGCGGCGCACCAAGTCCAAGTTCGGCGCCGGGCTGGAACCCTTCTCCCACGCCGACGTGCAGTTCTTCTCGCGCACCGGGGAACTGATCGGCCGCGGCCTGCCGCTCTGCACGCAGACCCAGATCATCGCCCCGTACGGCAACGGCATCGCCACCGACTACGCCCGCTACACCGCCGGCACCGCGATGCTGGAGACCGCCGAGCGGTTCACCGACCACGAGGGCGAGCCCGCCGTACAGCAGTACCTGCTGCTCGTCGGCGCCCTGCGCACCCTCTCGCGCGGCGAACACGCCCCCAACCTCATCCTCGACGCCTTCCTGCTGCGCTCCCTCGCCGTCAACGGCTACGCGCCCAGCTTCGACGACTGCGCGAAGTGCGGACTCCACGGACCCAACCGGCACTTCTCCGTCGCCGCGGGCGGGGTCATATGCGGCGACTGCCGCGTTCCCGGCAGCGTCGTACCCTCGTCGGAGGCCATCGCCCTGCTCAGCGCACTGCTGACGGGCGACTGGGGGCATGCCGACGCGTGCGAGGCGCGTCACGTGCGGGAGGGAAGCGGGCTGGTTTCCGCCTACTTGCACTGGCATCTGGAGCGCGGGCTACGCTCCCTTCGATACGTCGAGAAATAG
- a CDS encoding TetR/AcrR family transcriptional regulator, with the protein MTTTGDTRARILGAATELFRRQGYAATGMKQIVATAQAPYGSAYHFFPGGKAQLGEEVLRTSGATYLALIGELFGPGAGHHDDPVLATRDAFAGAAVTLEELDFADPCPVATVALEVASTHEGLRLTTSEIFTSWTDALAAYYAGHGIAAAQDTAGSVIALLEGAFMLGRAHRRTEPVLAAATAAQAIVSAALVVSDVAASTVWAKTAQSEVTIGPRTPDSEILPRVVNRGGVPSVRGVSTRWTDGAEPSSLRGRTAR; encoded by the coding sequence ATGACGACGACAGGCGATACGCGAGCACGCATTCTGGGCGCGGCCACCGAGCTCTTCCGCCGCCAGGGGTACGCGGCCACGGGCATGAAGCAGATCGTGGCGACGGCGCAGGCGCCCTACGGGTCCGCCTACCACTTCTTCCCCGGAGGCAAGGCGCAGCTGGGGGAGGAGGTCCTGCGAACCTCCGGTGCGACCTATCTGGCGCTGATCGGCGAGCTCTTCGGGCCGGGCGCCGGCCATCACGACGACCCCGTCCTGGCGACGCGGGACGCCTTCGCGGGCGCGGCCGTGACGCTGGAGGAGCTGGACTTCGCCGACCCCTGCCCCGTCGCCACGGTCGCGCTGGAGGTGGCGAGCACCCACGAGGGGCTGCGGCTGACCACCTCCGAGATCTTCACTTCCTGGACCGACGCGCTGGCCGCGTACTACGCCGGCCACGGCATCGCGGCCGCGCAGGACACGGCGGGCTCGGTGATCGCGCTGCTGGAAGGCGCCTTCATGCTGGGCCGCGCCCACCGCCGGACGGAGCCGGTGCTCGCCGCCGCGACGGCGGCGCAGGCGATCGTTTCGGCCGCGCTGGTGGTTTCGGACGTGGCCGCGTCCACGGTGTGGGCGAAAACGGCACAATCTGAGGTAACGATCGGGCCTCGCACCCCCGATTCAGAGATCCTTCCGCGTGTCGTGAACCGCGGAGGCGTGCCATCCGTACGGGGTGTTTCCACCAGATGGACGGACGGAGCGGAGCCTTCTTCTTTGCGTGGCCGAACGGCCCGCTGA
- a CDS encoding Fur family transcriptional regulator has product MATAPGETNTAPVRGRSTRQRAAVAAALDEVDEFRSAQELHDMLKHRGDSVGLTTVYRTLQSLADAGEVDVLRTSDGESVYRRCSTGDHHHHLVCRKCGKAVEVEGPAVEKWAEAIAAEHGFVNVAHTVEIFGTCADCAAKAA; this is encoded by the coding sequence GTGGCGACTGCGCCTGGCGAGACGAATACCGCGCCAGTACGAGGACGATCCACCCGACAGCGGGCCGCGGTGGCGGCGGCGCTGGACGAGGTGGACGAGTTCCGCAGTGCCCAGGAACTCCACGACATGCTCAAGCACCGCGGTGATTCCGTGGGTCTGACCACCGTCTACCGCACCCTGCAGTCCCTCGCGGACGCCGGCGAGGTCGACGTGCTGCGGACCAGCGACGGCGAGTCCGTCTACCGCCGCTGCTCCACCGGGGACCACCACCACCACCTGGTCTGCCGCAAGTGCGGCAAGGCCGTCGAGGTGGAGGGCCCCGCGGTGGAGAAGTGGGCGGAGGCGATCGCGGCGGAACACGGCTTCGTGAACGTCGCCCACACGGTGGAGATCTTCGGCACCTGCGCCGACTGCGCTGCCAAGGCCGCCTAG
- a CDS encoding metal ABC transporter ATP-binding protein, translating to MESKPGQALDQPVISLRGATASLGSRPVLRGIDLTVRSGEVVALLGANGSGKSTAVRAVVGQVPLSDGALSLFGTEFKRFRDWSRIGYVPQRTTAASGVPATVREVVSAGRLARTRFGLLRKADKAAVEHALDLVDMGSHADASVNALSGGQHQRVLIARALAGEPELLIMDEPMAGVDLANQEILANALRSQVAAGTAVLLVLHELGPLEPLIDRAVVLRDGCVTHDGPPPEALGQHALPGHDHVHPHSAHDAEPLRTGLLS from the coding sequence ATGGAGTCCAAGCCCGGCCAGGCCCTGGACCAGCCCGTCATATCCCTGCGCGGGGCCACGGCCTCGCTCGGCTCGCGCCCCGTGCTGCGCGGCATAGACCTCACCGTCCGCAGCGGTGAGGTCGTCGCCCTGCTCGGCGCCAACGGCTCCGGCAAGTCCACGGCCGTCCGCGCCGTGGTCGGCCAGGTCCCGCTGAGCGACGGCGCCCTGTCCCTCTTCGGCACCGAGTTCAAGCGCTTCCGCGACTGGTCGCGCATCGGGTACGTGCCCCAGCGCACCACCGCCGCCAGCGGGGTGCCCGCCACCGTCCGCGAGGTCGTCTCCGCCGGCCGCCTCGCCCGGACCCGTTTCGGGCTCCTGCGCAAGGCCGACAAGGCCGCCGTGGAGCACGCACTGGACCTGGTCGACATGGGCTCGCACGCCGACGCCTCCGTCAACGCCCTCTCCGGCGGCCAGCACCAGCGGGTGCTCATCGCCCGCGCGCTCGCCGGCGAACCCGAGCTCCTGATCATGGACGAGCCGATGGCCGGTGTAGACCTGGCCAACCAGGAGATCCTCGCGAACGCCCTGCGCAGCCAGGTCGCCGCCGGCACCGCCGTGCTGCTGGTCCTGCACGAGCTGGGCCCGCTGGAGCCGCTCATCGACCGCGCCGTCGTCCTGCGCGACGGCTGCGTCACCCACGACGGCCCGCCCCCGGAGGCCCTGGGGCAGCACGCGCTGCCGGGCCACGACCACGTACACCCGCACTCCGCGCACGACGCCGAGCCCCTCCGGACGGGACTGCTGAGCTGA
- a CDS encoding metal ABC transporter substrate-binding protein, whose product MNVRRRLIPTAALAATAALAATALTACSGTAGAAGAKDGKLGVTASFYPMQFLAEQIGKDHVQVDTLTKPGVEPHDLEITPKQTAQLGEADVVLYLKTLQPAVDKAIAQSGVKNIVDAATLTKLEVHGTSGHDGHDAAAEEGHTEGDGHNHGESGEDPHVWLDPVKYAEIAKGVGAALEKSDPDHAADYKKNTDELVAKLGALDTEFKDGLKNTASKTFITTHSAFGYLAERYGLDQEGISGVDPESEPSPARMKELQTLSKQDNVSTVFFETLASDKTAKTLAADTGLKTDVLDPLEGITDKSQGADYFEVMRANLKNLQKALGSK is encoded by the coding sequence ATGAACGTACGACGACGCCTCATACCCACCGCCGCCCTCGCCGCAACCGCCGCCCTCGCCGCGACCGCCCTCACCGCCTGCTCGGGGACGGCCGGGGCCGCCGGGGCCAAGGACGGCAAGCTCGGCGTGACGGCGTCGTTCTATCCGATGCAGTTCCTCGCCGAGCAGATCGGCAAGGACCACGTGCAGGTCGACACCCTCACCAAGCCCGGGGTCGAGCCGCACGACCTGGAGATCACCCCGAAGCAGACCGCGCAGCTCGGCGAGGCCGATGTCGTCCTCTACCTCAAGACGCTGCAGCCCGCCGTCGACAAGGCCATCGCCCAGTCCGGCGTGAAGAACATCGTCGACGCCGCCACCCTCACCAAGCTGGAGGTGCACGGCACCTCCGGCCACGACGGTCATGACGCGGCCGCCGAAGAGGGCCACACCGAAGGTGACGGCCACAACCACGGCGAGTCCGGCGAGGACCCGCACGTCTGGCTCGACCCGGTCAAGTACGCGGAGATCGCCAAGGGCGTCGGCGCGGCCCTGGAGAAGTCCGACCCCGACCACGCGGCGGACTACAAGAAGAACACCGACGAGCTCGTCGCCAAACTGGGTGCGCTCGACACCGAGTTCAAGGACGGCCTGAAGAACACGGCCTCCAAGACCTTCATCACCACCCACTCCGCCTTCGGCTACCTCGCCGAGCGCTACGGCCTCGACCAGGAGGGCATCTCCGGCGTCGACCCCGAGTCCGAGCCGAGCCCGGCCCGGATGAAGGAGCTGCAGACCCTCTCGAAGCAGGACAATGTGTCGACGGTGTTCTTCGAGACCCTGGCCAGCGACAAGACGGCCAAGACCCTCGCGGCGGACACCGGCCTGAAGACCGACGTCCTGGATCCCCTGGAGGGAATCACGGACAAGTCCCAGGGTGCTGACTACTTCGAGGTCATGCGGGCCAACCTGAAGAACCTCCAGAAGGCACTCGGCAGCAAGTAA
- a CDS encoding VC0807 family protein, translating to MSAQQEPAAQSGPPARSGSAAAIGWILTIGFNVVAPILTYNMLTDRGWSEFAALLVSGGWPVVDSLVHLAWRRKVDEFAVVTLVFLVITALVTLIGAHSARALLIKDSGVTGLFGALCVATLFTPRPLMFYFGRKFGTDGTKEGVAYFNGLWQYPDFRAAMRRMTTVWGVAYLVEAALRVALAYTLSVDTMVWVSPVLIYGFLVSLIVWTVRFSKRTQAEGEARAAALAAAAAAAAGSPAPA from the coding sequence TTGTCCGCTCAGCAAGAACCGGCAGCGCAGTCCGGGCCGCCGGCCAGGTCCGGATCGGCCGCCGCGATCGGCTGGATCCTGACCATCGGGTTCAACGTGGTCGCGCCCATCCTCACGTACAACATGCTCACCGACCGGGGCTGGAGCGAGTTCGCCGCGCTCCTGGTCAGCGGCGGCTGGCCGGTGGTCGACTCCCTCGTCCACCTCGCCTGGCGCCGCAAGGTCGACGAGTTCGCCGTGGTCACCCTGGTCTTCCTGGTGATCACCGCTCTCGTCACGCTGATCGGCGCGCACTCGGCGCGCGCCCTGCTCATCAAGGACTCGGGAGTGACGGGCCTGTTCGGCGCGCTGTGCGTCGCCACCCTGTTCACGCCCCGGCCGCTGATGTTCTACTTCGGCCGCAAGTTCGGGACCGACGGGACCAAGGAGGGCGTGGCGTACTTCAACGGGCTCTGGCAGTACCCCGACTTCCGCGCGGCGATGCGGCGGATGACCACGGTCTGGGGCGTCGCCTACCTGGTGGAGGCCGCGCTGCGGGTGGCGCTGGCGTACACGCTGAGCGTCGACACGATGGTGTGGGTCAGCCCCGTCCTGATCTACGGCTTCCTGGTCTCGCTGATCGTCTGGACCGTCCGGTTCTCCAAGCGCACCCAGGCCGAGGGCGAGGCGAGGGCCGCAGCTCTGGCGGCCGCCGCGGCCGCCGCGGCCGGCAGTCCGGCGCCCGCGTAA
- a CDS encoding nucleobase:cation symporter-2 family protein, with the protein MARVAAPLSATGKQSTHPVDEVLPLPKLALYGFQHVLAFYAGAVIVPIIVGGALGLSTEQLVYLINADLFTCGIASIIQAWGIGRIGARLPLIQGVTFTAVSPMIAIGLGAGGGTAGLLVIYGAVITAGIATFAFAWLPPKAFRTIMRLFPPVVTGTVITVLGIVLIPVGLNDAAGGLGSPDFGDPKHFAYAGGTMLFILILMKLGKPFLNSISILLGLVGGTAVAFLLGDAKFGNVSNSDWIGITTPFYYGAPKFEWFPIVLMLIVMLITMVETTGDTYAVGDIVGKDIDSETVARALRADGAATALGGVLNSFPYVAFAENVGLVRMTKVKSRFVVVAAGVFMIVLGMIPKAAAIVAAVPHGVLGGAATVMFAMVALAGIQTLAKVDLKEEKNALVVGVSLAFALLPATVPVLFKDHMDADLSSLLNSGVTLGATAAIVLNLIFNGLGKDDAHDAPAEAPQADAPAAEAPVAVAAASDDEPTAAIPAQSGEGEPAPAPTA; encoded by the coding sequence ATGGCACGTGTCGCCGCACCGCTTTCCGCCACCGGAAAGCAGAGCACGCACCCGGTCGACGAGGTGCTCCCCCTCCCCAAGCTCGCGCTGTACGGCTTCCAGCACGTACTCGCGTTCTACGCCGGTGCGGTGATCGTTCCGATCATCGTCGGTGGCGCCCTCGGGCTCTCCACCGAGCAGCTGGTCTACCTGATCAATGCCGACCTCTTCACCTGCGGTATCGCCTCGATCATCCAGGCGTGGGGCATCGGCAGGATCGGTGCGCGGCTCCCCCTGATCCAGGGCGTCACCTTCACCGCGGTGTCCCCGATGATCGCCATAGGTCTCGGAGCCGGCGGCGGGACGGCGGGTCTGCTCGTCATCTACGGCGCGGTCATCACGGCCGGCATCGCCACCTTCGCCTTCGCCTGGCTGCCCCCCAAGGCCTTCCGCACGATCATGCGGCTCTTCCCGCCGGTCGTCACCGGCACGGTGATCACCGTCCTCGGCATCGTGCTGATCCCGGTCGGCCTGAACGACGCCGCGGGCGGCCTCGGCAGCCCCGACTTCGGTGACCCGAAGCACTTCGCCTACGCCGGCGGCACGATGCTCTTCATCCTCATCCTGATGAAGCTCGGCAAGCCGTTCCTCAACAGCATCTCCATCCTGCTCGGCCTGGTCGGCGGCACCGCCGTCGCCTTCCTGCTCGGCGACGCCAAGTTCGGCAACGTGAGCAACTCGGACTGGATCGGCATCACCACGCCGTTCTACTACGGCGCCCCGAAGTTCGAGTGGTTCCCGATCGTCCTGATGCTCATCGTCATGCTGATCACCATGGTCGAGACCACCGGCGACACCTACGCCGTCGGTGACATCGTCGGCAAGGACATCGACAGCGAGACCGTGGCCCGCGCCCTGCGTGCCGACGGAGCCGCGACCGCCCTCGGCGGCGTCCTGAACTCCTTCCCGTACGTGGCCTTCGCCGAGAACGTCGGCCTGGTCCGCATGACCAAGGTCAAGAGCCGCTTCGTCGTGGTCGCCGCGGGCGTCTTCATGATCGTGCTCGGCATGATCCCCAAGGCCGCCGCGATCGTCGCCGCGGTTCCGCACGGAGTGCTCGGCGGCGCCGCGACCGTGATGTTCGCGATGGTCGCCCTGGCGGGCATCCAGACCCTGGCCAAGGTCGACCTCAAGGAGGAGAAGAACGCGCTCGTCGTGGGCGTCTCCCTGGCCTTCGCGCTGCTCCCCGCCACCGTCCCGGTCCTCTTCAAGGACCACATGGACGCCGACCTCTCCTCGCTCCTCAACAGCGGTGTGACGCTCGGTGCCACGGCCGCCATCGTCCTGAACCTGATCTTCAACGGTCTGGGCAAGGACGATGCGCACGACGCCCCGGCCGAAGCCCCGCAGGCCGACGCTCCCGCGGCCGAAGCCCCGGTGGCCGTCGCCGCCGCGTCGGACGACGAGCCCACGGCAGCCATCCCGGCCCAGTCGGGCGAGGGCGAGCCCGCCCCGGCGCCGACCGCCTGA
- a CDS encoding metal ABC transporter permease has translation MDLLDYAFMQRALIAAALVGLTAPAIGTYLVQRRQAIMGDGIGHVAMTGVALGFLLNTSPIWMATLVAIVGAVGMELIRSRGRTSGDIALAMLFYGGMAGGVMIINLAPGGSTANLTSYLFGSITTVSTEDTVTAAILAVFVIAVTVGLRRQLFAVCQDEEFARVTGLPVRFLNLLMAVTAAITVTVAMRIVGLLLVSAMMVIPVAAAQRVTRGFTATLSLAMLIGVLVSLSGTAATYYVDAPSGGAIVLLAIAVFIVMTAVSTPLARRRAQAARAAEEVCTRDDVKV, from the coding sequence ATGGACCTCCTCGACTACGCCTTCATGCAGCGGGCCCTCATCGCCGCCGCCCTCGTCGGTCTCACGGCCCCCGCGATCGGCACGTACCTCGTCCAGCGCCGGCAGGCCATCATGGGCGACGGCATCGGACACGTGGCCATGACCGGCGTCGCGCTCGGCTTCCTGCTCAACACCAGCCCGATCTGGATGGCCACCCTGGTCGCGATCGTCGGCGCGGTCGGCATGGAGCTGATCCGCTCCCGCGGCAGGACCAGCGGGGACATCGCGCTCGCCATGCTCTTCTACGGCGGCATGGCCGGCGGCGTCATGATCATCAATCTGGCCCCGGGCGGCTCCACGGCCAATCTGACCAGCTACCTGTTCGGATCCATCACGACCGTCTCGACCGAGGACACCGTCACCGCCGCGATCCTCGCCGTGTTCGTCATCGCGGTCACCGTCGGCCTGCGCCGCCAGCTGTTCGCGGTCTGCCAGGACGAGGAGTTCGCCCGGGTCACCGGCCTGCCGGTGCGCTTCCTGAACCTGCTGATGGCGGTCACCGCCGCCATCACCGTCACCGTCGCGATGCGCATCGTCGGCCTGCTGCTGGTCAGCGCCATGATGGTGATCCCGGTCGCCGCCGCCCAGCGCGTCACCCGGGGCTTCACCGCCACCCTGAGCCTGGCCATGCTGATCGGCGTCCTGGTCTCGCTCTCCGGAACGGCCGCGACCTACTACGTCGACGCACCCTCCGGGGGCGCCATCGTGCTGCTCGCCATCGCCGTGTTCATCGTCATGACGGCGGTGTCCACCCCCCTGGCCCGGCGCCGCGCCCAGGCCGCCCGCGCCGCCGAGGAAGTCTGTACGCGGGACGACGTAAAGGTCTGA
- a CDS encoding isoprenyl transferase: MARRGILGRSRREYKVPEPHTSGERPPKIPGELVPNHVAIVMDGNGRWAKERGLPRTEGHKVGEGVVLDVLKGCLEMGVKNLSLYAFSTENWKRSPDEVRFLMNFNRDVIRRRRDEMNELGIRIRWVGRMPKMWKSVVQELQVAQEQTVDNDAMTLYFCVNYGGRAEIADAAQAIARDVAAGRLDPSKVNEKTFAKYMYYPDMPDVDLFLRPSGEQRTSNYLLWQSAYAEMVFQDVLWPDFDRRNLWQACYEYAQRDRRFGGAVPNQGEGSAGRP; this comes from the coding sequence ATGGCACGACGCGGGATTCTGGGGCGCTCTCGCCGCGAGTACAAGGTTCCCGAGCCGCACACCTCCGGTGAGCGCCCGCCGAAGATCCCCGGCGAGCTCGTCCCGAACCACGTCGCGATCGTCATGGACGGCAACGGCCGCTGGGCCAAGGAGCGCGGGCTGCCGCGCACCGAGGGCCACAAGGTGGGCGAGGGCGTCGTACTCGACGTGCTCAAGGGCTGCCTGGAGATGGGCGTCAAGAACCTCTCCCTGTACGCCTTCTCGACGGAGAACTGGAAGCGCTCGCCCGACGAGGTGCGCTTCCTCATGAACTTCAACCGCGACGTCATCCGCCGCCGCCGCGACGAGATGAACGAGCTGGGCATCCGCATCCGCTGGGTCGGCCGCATGCCGAAGATGTGGAAGTCGGTCGTCCAGGAGCTCCAGGTCGCCCAGGAGCAGACCGTCGACAACGACGCGATGACCCTCTACTTCTGCGTCAACTACGGCGGCCGCGCGGAGATCGCGGACGCGGCGCAGGCGATCGCGCGCGATGTGGCGGCGGGCCGGCTGGATCCCTCGAAGGTCAACGAGAAGACCTTCGCGAAGTACATGTACTACCCGGACATGCCGGACGTGGACCTCTTCCTGCGCCCCAGCGGCGAGCAGCGCACCTCCAACTACCTGCTCTGGCAGAGCGCGTACGCCGAGATGGTGTTCCAGGACGTCCTGTGGCCCGACTTCGACCGCCGCAACCTCTGGCAGGCCTGCTACGAGTACGCCCAGCGCGACCGCCGCTTCGGCGGCGCCGTCCCGAACCAGGGCGAGGGCAGCGCCGGCCGCCCCTGA
- a CDS encoding alpha/beta fold hydrolase, giving the protein MLAIALSSSTIEYTDTDSPETGPDTDTEAADGPARETIVLVPGLGFDASVWQGVVDELRPDFRVLVPVLPIGGHRLPMDPGADLSAHGVAGLLAEFLDRLDLREVTLVQNDAGIAQLLVGVNDKRIARLVLASCEALDNYPPGLQGKALHTASKIPGALHLLLRSFRSPFLAGMRTSLGGMAKRPIPHDLVLRWYGPLLTDPAIRRDLAAFLHATRKDTYVRAAERLRSFDRPALVLWGAEDRMMPPRTGRRLAGLLPYGTYEEVPDARTLIPFDNPQGLCAALRRFIAAHPAPVARGAA; this is encoded by the coding sequence ATGCTCGCCATCGCCCTCAGCTCCAGCACCATCGAGTACACCGACACCGACAGCCCGGAGACCGGCCCCGACACGGACACCGAGGCGGCGGACGGACCCGCCCGCGAGACGATCGTCCTCGTCCCCGGCCTCGGTTTCGACGCATCCGTCTGGCAGGGCGTCGTCGACGAGCTGCGCCCCGACTTCCGCGTCCTCGTCCCGGTCCTGCCCATCGGCGGCCACCGCCTCCCCATGGACCCCGGCGCCGACCTCTCCGCCCATGGGGTCGCGGGCCTCCTCGCCGAGTTCCTCGACCGCCTCGACCTGCGCGAGGTCACCCTCGTCCAGAACGACGCCGGTATCGCCCAGCTCCTCGTGGGCGTGAACGACAAGCGGATCGCACGCCTCGTCCTCGCCTCCTGCGAGGCCCTCGACAACTACCCGCCGGGCCTGCAGGGCAAGGCCCTGCACACCGCGAGCAAGATCCCCGGAGCGCTCCACCTGCTCCTGCGGTCCTTCCGCTCGCCCTTCCTCGCCGGGATGCGGACCTCCCTCGGCGGCATGGCCAAGCGGCCGATCCCGCACGATCTGGTCCTGCGCTGGTACGGCCCGCTGCTCACCGACCCGGCCATCCGCCGCGACCTGGCCGCGTTCCTGCACGCCACCCGCAAGGACACCTACGTCCGGGCCGCCGAGCGGCTGCGCTCCTTCGACCGTCCCGCCCTCGTCCTCTGGGGCGCGGAGGACCGGATGATGCCGCCGCGGACCGGCCGCCGGCTCGCGGGGCTGCTTCCGTACGGCACGTACGAGGAGGTCCCGGACGCCCGCACGCTGATCCCGTTCGACAACCCCCAGGGGCTGTGCGCGGCCCTGCGCCGCTT